Part of the Impatiens glandulifera chromosome 8, dImpGla2.1, whole genome shotgun sequence genome is shown below.
AcaatatcaaatcaaaattgataaagtttgatttaaatagataactaattaagtataattaagtatgaaaacaaaaaaacaataaagtCTAGAACTAGTCTAGTTTTTTATGGCATTTAACCTTCTAAAGTCATCATTAATTTGATCACTTCAAGCCGGCAATGTTGATTAATCCATGTCTCAAACTACAATCAATTACAAGTTACATCCACGTGTCATCTATCCATCAGATCCCCAGATAAATTCTTGTTGaactaatcaaacaaattaaaataatttgtaaccTATAACACATTATATAAAGCAAAAGCCCCCCATACAAAATAATGCATTATAGAACAAGGGCGACCTGTTTAGAAGAGAACACACAATTAATGGCCGGAAAATTCCTAATCGTCGCCCTAGCCGTGGTGGCTCTCGTCGTGCAGAGCGCCACTGGCGCCACATACACCGTCCGTGATAACTTGGGTTGGGGTGTACCCGGGGGCGGAGCCACCGATTATGCCACTTGGGCTTCTACAATTACTTTCCGTGTTGGCGACATTTTAGGTAATTCAGTTACCTTATAATATTTGTGTATTAATAGTAGTAAGTTTTTAAGACACTAAAAATAGTCGATTTAAGAcactaaaatgtttttttttattgaacagTGTTCAACTTTGGGACCGGATCACATGATGTGGCTAGCGTTACAAAGGTCAATTTTGATTTATGCAATACCAATGGTCCGATTACCCTGCAAACCGTCGGTCCGGCAAACGTTACTCTAAACGCCACTGGCGAGTTCAACTTTATTTGCACCTTTGGCAGACATTGTCTCAACGGTCAGAAACTATCCATCAATGTTACCACCGCCTCCACCACTCCTCCGGCCACGCCTTCGCCACCACCTGCTCCATCCACGCCTTCACCGACCCCTGCACCCGCCACCCCGTCGCCACCACCTGCTCCAGCCACGCCATCTCCTTCCCCTGCTCCATCCACGCCTTCACCGCCCCCTGCACCCGCCACGCCATCGCCACCACCTTCTCCAGACACGTCGTCGCCTCCCCCAACACCAGGTTCCCCTGAAATCCCCACATCTCCCCCGCCTACGACCCCAACTCCTCCTACTAACGCGATTCCGCCACCGCCACCTAGTTCCGCACCACCGAGAAGCTTGGCCGTTTTTGGATATGTCTGCACTTTGTTGGCCTTTGTCATGGGATTGACTCTGTAATCTAAAATTTGAAAGAGGTGGTATACATATATTGTGTATAATATGGAAACTGGGCAGGCCATTctgtaataataaatttgaggttatttgattGTGTGTATGTATTGTAGTGAAATTAGATGAATAAAGTTGATGTCTTTCAGCAGTTCAATCTCTCTTCCTTTGCATTAAACTTGAAATAGTCATAAAACCGAATCCAAATGAGACCAAAACAAagaattaaactattttttttccattaagAAGCATCAAGAAACACctatttgttcaaacaattagTTTTGTTCGCGATATTCACTGAAATAAAAACTAACTTACAAGAAACAAAAACTAGCAAATAGAGAGAGTTATTGTAATAAATAACTCACTCTTTGTACAAATCATATCATCTAtagatcatcatcatcttcttcatcaatgTCCAATGAAGAATCTTAGCACTTTCCTAAAGCTCGAATCTGAATTATGACCATTGTGTGTTTTCTCAGTCTTTCATCAAATAGAGTGAAATCATTGTCCTGATAAGCACCAAATTTAATCGTGTAAGGTTATTAAAATAACCACCATCAGATTCATTTCCCGGAAAAGAACCCCAATCGCAAGGATAAATCGCATGTCATTTCATCAGGCGTCTCATTGTGTTTGTTCTTGTTTGTCAGAACTACTCCTTTGTCGTCAATTTCTTCATGGGGGAAAAGATTCTGTAAGCAGCCCATTTTAGCACACTCTGGTTTTGACAAAAGAGTCTGTCTACAGAATGTTTGGCCATAGTAATGAGGAGGATAAACTGAACCCAGAGAGTTTATGGCAAACTGATTATTGCTCGAAGAAGGAGCTTCTTCCTCGCGTATTGTAGGCAAATAGAATGAAGTAGATGAGGACCTATTAGGGAGAGTTTGGTTCGCAACTGCAGGTCTTATAATGGTAAATTGATTCATTCTATCAACAGCTTCATCATGAACAACTCCTCCTGTGTATAGATAATTTCTTTGTTGGGCATTCCGTTCACTTCTGGATGTTCTTATTGGAACACACCCCAAATTAAGAGCAGCTGCACATCCCAAAAACGAAAAAAGCAAAACGAGTTTAGGGTTGCACACAAAATTCATGGTGGGATGAACTATGATTGAATGCACAAATCAACAGTAAATTTAGGGTTTTTGCAAAAATATGGACTAATGAAACAAACACCTTCCACACATGGAGGCAGTAGGTCTCCAGTCTCTGTGGTTTCATCTCTTCTTATGATCGTATCAATGGCATCATTAACCCGTTCCCAAAGTGTTTCAGCATCTATATACTCTGTCTAAACAACAAATGAAGCATCTtgaaatcaatcaatcaatcaatcaatatcTAGATAAAATGAAGAAACCTCAGAATTGGCTTTGGAATAAATGATCTCTTCAACTTTCAATACAACAACAGGTAATTTCTCTTGCCATTCTCTGTTCTGTTTTGTGGAAGAACTGTGACTCTCATGAACAACCCTAATATCATAAAAATGGAAGCTTTATACAAAGAAAACAAGCGAATCGCCATATATTGTTAGCTAGATTGATAGATAGAAGTACCTTAGAACTTGTTGGATGATTGAACCTCTGATTGGTTGGTGGGTATCACTGTGCCAAGCTCTTCTTACGCACTCGTAAGGTCTGGGTCCTGGCCGTGGCATATCTCCCGACCTGCCGCCGACTGCAAGGTCTGAGGTACATGTATAAGAAGAGAGATGGTGAGAGAGAAATCGTGTTTAGAACAATGcggaaggaggaggaggaagagggtACATAAATATGGAGTTAATAGAGAGAAGTTGCAGGG
Proteins encoded:
- the LOC124911328 gene encoding cucumber peeling cupredoxin-like, coding for MAGKFLIVALAVVALVVQSATGATYTVRDNLGWGVPGGGATDYATWASTITFRVGDILVFNFGTGSHDVASVTKVNFDLCNTNGPITLQTVGPANVTLNATGEFNFICTFGRHCLNGQKLSINVTTASTTPPATPSPPPAPSTPSPTPAPATPSPPPAPATPSPSPAPSTPSPPPAPATPSPPPSPDTSSPPPTPGSPEIPTSPPPTTPTPPTNAIPPPPPSSAPPRSLAVFGYVCTLLAFVMGLTL
- the LOC124911327 gene encoding uncharacterized protein LOC124911327, which translates into the protein MPRPGPRPYECVRRAWHSDTHQPIRGSIIQQVLRVVHESHSSSTKQNREWQEKLPVVVLKVEEIIYSKANSETEYIDAETLWERVNDAIDTIIRRDETTETGDLLPPCVEAALNLGCVPIRTSRSERNAQQRNYLYTGGVVHDEAVDRMNQFTIIRPAVANQTLPNRSSSTSFYLPTIREEEAPSSSNNQFAINSLGSVYPPHYYGQTFCRQTLLSKPECAKMGCLQNLFPHEEIDDKGVVLTNKNKHNETPDEMTCDLSLRLGFFSGK